TCTTTCTAAGAATGACTTCccaaagaaagactgagaaacttaTATTCATTACTTTGCCCTTTTCTATGACTCTTACCCCAGCCAGAGGCATGAATTATGTATGAATGAGAAGaacaaggccttttttttttaaacaacaacaaaacaacacaaaggGGACTGTGAAGTCTGACAGAACATTAAGTCTGcacaaaaataatagtttttttttttccttttagcacagagacagccagtgctATTCAAACCACTCTGTGCTGTTGCCCTCTGATGCTTGTGGCCATCCCAAAGGCCACACAATGGTTGGACCCAGAGGGTGAAAGAGGCAAACTCAGAGCATGGGAATGTAGGTCCTGGGCTTGCTCTGCCTCCGCCCAGCTGCGGCTCTGGGCACTTAGCTCACCTCCTGGGGTGTCTTCATCACTCATCACACAGGAACACTATTACCTCACACGGCTATGAGGTAGCAGCATGTGCAGAAATGGTCCTTTTCCTCAAGACACTGATAATCATAATGGGGGACAAAATTCCCATGTAAAACAATGACAAAGAAACACAGGACCATGTCTTCCTTTCTTAAATCGAGATGTAAAATACGATGACGAATTTGACTAAGCGTTTCTCATAGGTAAGCGAGCGCTCTCCCCGTGGTCAGCAGGACCATACAGAAAGCACTCTGAAGGACGAAGTGGCATATAAGCGGACAGTGTGTTCAGAGCGGGCAGGGCTGAGGCCACACGCAGGGCTTGTCGTGGGGGTGGGTCTGACCCGCAGTTCACCCCTCAGGAGGAGCCCGGGGACACATCCTGGGCTCGCCTGCGTCGGCCCTTGACGCGCAGTGGCTCATTTCATCCTCACGGCCAGCTCCAAGGGAGCTCTAGCTCCATTTTCCCGAGGTCCAGAAGGAGAGAGTAGCTTGCTGAATACACACACGAGTCAGGAAAGGGATCCAGATTTGAACCGGCTCTGTCTCCAAAATCCGCACGACCCCAGGCAGCCTTCAGACTTAGCTGTTAATAGAGTTCAACTTCTCCTTATTAAAGCTGTATGGTCTGGCTAAAAAGCAGGGGCTGGTTTTTCTATTCTGTGTGAGACCCAAGGAAGCGGCACTGAGCAAAAGTCAGGGGCCAGCCTATCATGcgtcatttgtttctgctctctctcctctcaggtCACTGTTGtatcctctttctctctaatcAGAAAGGAAGGATCCAGTAAACTAATAGCCTAGGGAACTCCTCCTCCTAGGAAGGCAATCGAGCAACTGGGGTCTGGGGAGGCATGGTGGACAAGACGTGTTGTTATCCTTGAAATAATGAGGGGACTCCATGTTCCTCTAACAGACAAGGCTGGCTCACCAGGGCACTTCACCTGCCTCAACCAACCCAAATGGACAGGATGCGAATGTGCACCCAGTGCCAGGATCTGGCTGCCAAGGCGGCAGGGCATGGAGGGCTGGGGTGAGACCAAAGGCAAGAAGATGGATGGTGAAACCATTTAGGAGTGATGTGGGAAGCTGGGAGTGGGCACCCCAACTTCATAGCCTGTACCCATGGGCTGGGGCAGTCACTTTATTATATATTCTCCCATAATACAGAATATTGGATCACATATTGCTTTTGTAATCTGAAAAAGCAAACGCTAGAGCAAGAAAGCCCTAACAACAGGAAGAAGGCTCAACAGTGCCCCACGCCCCTCAACTGCTCCGACCCAGAACCCAGTGAGAGTGCTCCttgctgaggggaggggagacctAAGGGAGCCTCCACAACTCCTCACAAGGGCAGCAGGGTGTACGGGTGGCAACATCTGGCTGGAATGAGGGCCACCATGTGCCGAGCTCCTGCGTGTGGGACACCACCCAAGAGCCTCACGTGGGTGTTCCGCCCACTTCACGAGACCTCTACAAGGGAGGAGCCCCTGCTGCGCCTCAGGAAGATCACCTGACCAATCACAGGCTGGCAAGCAGCAGGGCCCGGGCTCCAGCCGTGGGTTAAGTGTTGCCAGCCTCTTTTTAAAGAACCTCTCTctggacacctgggcggctcagtcggtgaagcagctgcctttggctcaggtcatgatcccagggtcctgggatcgagccccctgttgggctccctgctcagcagagagtctgcttctccctctggctgctgctcccccttcttgtgctctcaattgaataaataaaatcttttaaaaaaataataaagaatctTTCTCTCCAACCACCTAACTGGAGACCCAAGGCCAGGGCTGGAATACTAGCTCTGCTTTTTTATTCCAAGCTCAAGCATACTTTTCAGCCTAGCCTGGAGCAGCGGTCTCTTGTGGCCCTGAACTGCCAGGTCTTTTCTGGAAGCGCTGGAGCAAGAGTGGGCCTGGCACCCTCCTTATTTATTTGCGAAGGGAAGACATCAACTGCAGCGTCTAAAGGCCATTGGATTAAAACTTCCCGTTGCATTGTTAAGTACATCTTCCTCTCCTTTATGCCTTAATCTTCAAAGACAAGCAGAAACGAAGTAAAATCCATCATACCCTGGCATTCACAGATTCCAGCTCAAACTGCTGGATGTTCAAGTGACTGACCAACTCCCTTAAAGCCTGAACACCTCTGAGGTCCTTCctaagcagaaaagagaaactgGGGTCAAAGAAAAGTTGGAAAGCATGTCTACACCACCATCTAATCATTCCGTGCCCTCTCCCCCCTTCTGCGGTGCAAATCCACTCCGGAGCCGGAAGCGGGATGCCAGGAATAGGTGGTGGCTTCACTGTAGGTTTGGGTTGCATGTTGACTGTGGCTCCTTCCACCCCCTTGAACCGCTTCTGCTGTGCTCCACTTAGGAGAGGGGCTTGAGTGGTAGGAAAGGCACAGCCTGGAGGACCTCTGTTCTTGGAATGGCGTTTCTGGGTGAAGCAGGATATTATAGCCACGTTTCAGAATAATACAAAAAGCAAGGCCAGGCTTTATTTACACATGCTCTTGACACTCTTGGCATTGGGCGGACAGCAGACGCCACAGGCTGACAGAACTTCCAGCATTTGTGGTGAGCAAAGGCCAGCTTGAGACTGGGGGCTCTAGGGCAGGGGAAGCAACCGGGGAGGAACCGGGGAATGACATTCAAGAAAGGGTCCAGAGGCCCTGGGGGACTttcgattccatttatatgttaTGTCCAcaagaggcaaatccatagaggGATGGGGAGTTTAGGGAGGTTGGGGTAATTAAGAGGTGTTGGATTTCTTTTCGGGGTaagaaaaatgttctaaagttgattATGCTTATGGTTGCTGAGCTCTGAACTGTTGAAAACCACCGAACCGCTTGGGGTCGGCCGCTCAGGCACCACACATTACACAGTATGTGCACTGTATCTCAGTAAGCTGTTAGGGAGACAAGCAGCAGCCCCGGGGAGACAGGGGACAAGCGAACAATGCTAATTGAGGACACTGGGCCTCGAAGGCCAGTGGAGCTAGAATTCAAGGCTTGTGGGGAACACAGTCCAAGTGGAAAGTAAGCTCCTGGGCACCAGGGCTTCACTGGTTGGGGCCATTCTGCGGGCGTGTTGAGCCCTGGCTCCAGCAAGGAAGCGTCCACCACGGTATTCCACACTCTGGACATCGAGTAAGCGCTTCCTGGAAGCTGAGGCAACGTCACAGAAAGCTCGGTAGGCATTTGGCCCTAATGACGCCCCCTCCAGCTTACTGGAGGGGAGAACGCAGCTCCCTTTGTCGCTGTCTCAGTCTGGGAGGGCCGCTAGCACGGAACACCACCGACTGGGCGGCTTACAGTTACagacatttctcacagttctagcgGCCGGCAAGTCCAAGACCAAGGAGCCGGCGGACTGGGTGTGTGGTGGGAGCTTGCTGCCCCGTTCCCAAATGACCATCTCGCTGCGCCCTCACGCGGCAGAGGGGTGCACAGAGCTCTCTGGGGCTCCATTCTCACGACCTAATCACCCGTACCCCTGTCATACTGAGGATGAGGTGTCAAATATTTCTGGGCCGACAGACGCCCTGTCTGCAGCACTGCCTCCCCCGGTGCTTTGCTGCTGTGGGGCTGTCTACGGGCCACACGTGGTCTGGACCTTTGACCCCCTACCCCTGCAGCCGCGCAGGGAAATCGCACGACTGAAAGGACTCGACAGCCAGGAACCTGACCTAGAGCACGACTCAACGTAACTACCGGGGGTTCTTACCAGAACTGAcaaatttattccttcttttactGATCATCTCCCCTTTTGTGCACACGTATGCAcgtgtgtcacacacacacacacacaccctgtgaTGGCTTCCCACTACCTGCCTGAGTCCTCACCCCTTCACTGAAGCTCGGAGCTCCAGCGGAGGGCTCGAGTACAGGCAATGAGCTCACCCAGTGCAGGGGCAGTCCCAGGTGCTCGCCGGGACCCCAGACACACAGAAGCCTTCAGTTCCTGCCAAGAAGGCACTTCAGGAACAACTTCCTTAAACACTGAGCCTTAGCAACTCTCCTCAAACACTTTGAATCTCAGACTTCTAAGCATAGCGTGGcctgttttcctctcccttcagAGAGGCCTGCCGGGCTCAGTGTACCTCCCACTCCCGCCGTGCCCCCCCGTGCCCCCCCTGCTGGGAGCTCTCCATAGCTCACACTCAGGCTCGGGTCCCCAGCTCTGGGGCCTCCTGAGCTCGGGGGCGCTGCTGCCCACGCAGAGACTCATCTGCCGTGGCTCTCCCACTGACTGAGAACCAAACTGGGAGCTCAGGATTCCGGGCTTTTGTCCCCGCTGAACAGTTAGGTTTCCCATCACACATTTCTACCCTGTCTCGTTCCAAAAACGATCTGAGGTGGCTTTCAGCTATGTTTGGTCCTCGGGCCCCTCCTCGGCAGGGCAGCAGCTCACCCTATCAAAGGAATGCCAGGCCACTGGGCTGATGTCCGAaccccccagcctggcccacaAGCCCTCCTCCAGCCCGGGCTCTGCTGTCTCTCCACCACCTCTCTcgctgccccctcctcccactccaggCCTACTGGCCCCAGCCCTCACCCTACacgctgcccctgccccagggacCGCTGCCCTCTCCAACCATGGTCTCTGGGCCCAGCGGCTCCTTCTGTGTACTTTCACAGCCCTGCACAGACCTCTACTGAGCCTTTCCATTGCACGGGACCATGCTGTTTGCTTATCTGTTGCTCTCGGCAGATGTTAAGCCCCTTGGTGGCCAGGGCCACTACCCTGTGCAATTTATCTTTGTATGTCAGACGCCTGGCACACAAGAGGTGCAAAATAAATGCTGGGTGACTGAATGACTGCATGAGGGAGGCTCAAGGACAATGTCACTGGCTCCTGGGGATGGCCTATGGATTCTTGCTGGGACAGAACATGACCagagggtcagagaaagaaaattcagggGGATGCCCAGGGATCAAGAGGTCCACATTTAAAGGCAAACACTCCACACAGGAACATAGGCATATATACAGACActcacgtgtacacacacacgccCTTCTCTAACACCCTGGGTGTGGGGAAGCCCTAGGGCTCCTCCGGCTCCACACTGTCCCAGCCGGAGTTCTTCTGAAGCTCTTGGAAGAAGAGCCGTCTCTGGAGGCTTCTCAGGCTCTCTAGGTCCTCAGGAGAGAGCTGCTTGGCTGATGTCCCCAGATctggctcttcctcctcttcctccatttcCGTCAGTCCTTCGGGGGGCTGTGGGGAGCTCCTGGAGATATACCCCTGGTCAGACTGCACCGACTGCCGCTGCCGCTCCTCGCAGGGCGTGTAGAGGTCTTTGAGGGCCACTGCGGCTCTGTCCCAGCCCTCCTGGGCCTGGCAGCTCAGACTCTGCTGGAAGAGTGAGAACATCAAGCCTTCGAGCTGCTCCCTTACATCACCCGGGAGGTAGCTGGGCGATGCCGTCGGGGTGCTGCAGAGAGGCGGGGCCTCTGAGTCCACAGGGAGGCAGAGAACACTGTTCCGCCGAGGGCCATAGCCCTCCAACAGCGGGCAGGTGTCGTCTCCCCCCACCACGGCTAGCCGGCCGGCTGGGCTGCTCTCAATGGCTGGAGGGACGGGAtccacagcctgagccgaagggaCCTCCTCTGCCGGGAGCACCACGGTTTGGAGGGTCTGGGCCGCCAGCTCTCCTTGGGGCTGGAGCTGAGGTTCCAGCCTTGACAGTCCTCTTCCCTCCTCACTGACAAGGAGATCTCTCACCAGGCAGCCCTCAGAGGTGGCCTCGAGCACCAGGGGTTTCTGCTTGATGATCCCTCTTCCTGGCGGCAGCAGCGGTTCTTCAAACACCTCTTCGTCCAGGGACGGGAGGTCCTGGTCATCCGCTGAGCAAAGGTTCTCACGCTCAAACCAATCCGGGCACTGAACCTGCCACTCCCGGAACCTGTCCACGGCCTCTCTGAGCTGCCAGCCGCTCGGGTTCTGCAGGTAGTTGTCCCCTGTGAGCTCCCCAACGCGGTGCATCCGGCCAGGTTCAAACATCTCCAGGTCCTGGATCCGGAAGTACACTTCCTCAAATCTGTCCATGAGCGGGTACCTGGACGTGACGTGGAAGAGGTCAGGGATATCGCTCTCGCTGCTGATGTCTCGGAAGTAGCAGACAATGTAGGTGCCGAAGCAGGCTGGCTTCTTGAAGTCTGGCAGGATCATGTTCATGGCTGCGGTGAAAAGGTCCCCCGCGGGCTTCCAGCGGTCACACCGGAGCTGGACAGCCGGCTCCTCCCAGCCGAGGATGGCCTGCCACTTGGCCCGGGTGCCTCGGGAGCACAGGATGATGATCTTGGAGTTGGTCTCCACCATTTCCTGCTTCTGGCGGCCCACCCAGGTCATGACCCCCACCTCTGAGATGACCTGCTCCTCCAGCAGGTCGAGGGCCACTTCGGTGCCACAGACAGTGAGCAGGAACTGGGCGAATTTCAGGACCACGTCCACGTAGAGGGGGTGGTCGGCAGAGTAGACAATCCAGACCTTCCTGGGCTTCAGGGGTGGAGGGGTCAGGCTAGTCTCGGGTGGGACATCTGAGGGAAACAAAGAAAGCCAGGCCCCCAGGTTCCGGTGTGCGCCCGCACAAATCCTCAAACCGCAGGCCCCGGGCAGCACTCCTCGCCCGTCAGCCCAGGGGGCGGTTGGGCCAGGCAGACACCAGCTCCCTAGTCTAAGCAAGGCAACCGAGGCCTTGGAATAAGCCAAGTGTTGCTATTTCAGCCACTCTGGCTACGTTAAAAGAGTCACAGTGACTGTGGTGCCTTCTGGGAGAGTGACTTTCTTTCTCAAGACTCCTCTCTGGCTTTGAGCCTATACTTTAATTATcgtaattaaaaagagaaaaaggcacaAAGGCCTGCCTATGGAATACAAATATGTGAAAGGTAGGACCTCTTTCATCAAAGATGGcacccttcctttcctttccttgtccAAGGGATTTCAAAAATGTTATCCCAGCCTTGCCATTTGTGGTCCCCCCTGTGTAGGGGTCTGAGGTGGGTCCTCCAAGCTGAGGTCTCCTGAAGGAAGTCAGGAGTTAAACTGCAGAAGGCAACCCACCCGTGTCTCGAGAGAACCCTCCATCACGCCTTTGACGGCAACATTCACCAAACCCAGCCCACCCACGCCAGGAAATACTGACCTGTGTATTTCGTGTCATTACCGTATTTTTCACGATGAgaccctgaaagaaaaaaaaatacactggagTAGCTCTTTTGGAAGAGAAATAGGGACCAATTTCCAGGGGTGTCTGATGGAGTGCTGTCCCACCCCTGACCCGGGGCAAACGGTCAGGGAGGGCAGTCGGAAGCAGCAGTTGCGAGATGCTTCTGGGCCTTTGCAGGACACGGCGCTGTGAGGCGCCGCTCAGGTGTGAATCCCAGGTCTGCCATCAACAGCTGTGAGATCCGGGAAAGTTACTGAGGTCTGTGaaactgtttcttcctctgtaaaagggGTCTGTGCGGCGGGGATTCCATGAGAATGTATCTGTGACGTGTCTGGCATACTGTACGCAGTCAGCTGGGGTCATGAATCTTCTGCAGCGCTGACTCAGCCGGGACCCCCAGCACGGTGACTAGGGGATTCCCCCCCACGCCCCTTGTCCTAGCAATGGTGCCACTCGCCCCCACGGCCTGGCCAGCCCTGAGGAAATGCCCCACTTCAGGGAAAGCCTCTTCCCCAGCAGCATCGTCGTAAGAGGCTTACAACACATCTCCAGAAGCAGCCCCCACCAGGCTCGTTTACCACATTTCCTTCTGGTATTTCTGAGGTGAGGAAGGGAAACAACATTCTTAAGCAACTGCTCCCCTGgagatacagagaaggaaactgtggTAGGGAAGTCAGCTCCTCGGTGACGTGGCAGGACGCACGGAACCCATGGGTGGCCAAGGAAGACTTTTAGAACCTGAATTTCAATTCCTACCTCTTGGGCCTTTTCCCAGAACTATCAACAGAGAGTTGAACGAGTGTCCTTTCCTCTACCCAGTGCTGTGGGGCACACTTCAGTAGAAGGTCGGATGTGCGACAGCAGAAACGAAGGAAGCAAAAAGCCTCCCTGGCATCAATGGAGAGATCTACGGTTTATAGAGCACtcgtggggacgcctgggtggctcggtcggttaagtgtccgactcttggtttcggctcaggtcatgagatcgagccccacgcggggcttggcgatcagcggggcatctgcttgagattctttctctttctctcggTCTCCTTCGGCACCCCCTCTCCACCAATAAATCAGTCAATTTTTAAAGCACTCACAGAGATGTTAACTTATTTGACCCTGCTAATGGTCCCGCGGAGAAGGGCCCTCACGGTGGGTCTTCCAGTGCCTGGTGGGGTGGTCTTCCCATCACACAATAATTAATGATGATTAATATTTAATCCTGATGAGCCTTGTAAGTGTGGAAACGGCTCTCAGATTGCTGAAGAAAAGGCCTGGGGAAGGCCGAGCCCCTCCCCCGAAGGCCCATGTGCTCTCCTGCTCAGAACCTGGCCAGAGAGGGCCGCAGGGAGAAGGAGCTGCTATCTCCCAGCACCCGCAGGCCAGCACCTTCCATGGCTAGACCATTTTCCGCACCACAACCTTGCGAGGGAGGagttattatcccattttacagaagacaaAACCAAATCCAGGGTTTGTTCAGCAATCTGCTTATGCCTGCAAagcagggaggcagagctgggagccacGGCCATGTGTTCTGGGCCCATCCAGAGCCTTCTCTGTCACATCGTGCTGTCCCTCGCTATTCTCCCCAACAGATGTACGTGTCTGGGGGCTGCAGGATGGGCTCCTTCCGGTTCTCCCACCTGCCTGGCTGATCATGTCTGATGCAGGGAAACCCTACCCTAGCTCCTTCCATCCAGTTTGTTTCAATAATATTAATTTTGGTAGCAATAAACATAACTGTGGCTAACATATGTTGAGCAAATATGTGCCAGGCTCTAAGCTAAGAATTCATATACGTTATTTCATGTAATCCTTATATCCGTTTTATGATGTGGATatctttataatttccattttatggaagaggaacctgaggctcagagaatgaAGTAACCTGCCCAGGGTGTAAGTGGTGGATCTGGGATCCGAGCCCACGTCAGCCTTCCCATAGGCTGAGTTCCTGACAAGCGAGCTTGCCGTGGCCAAAGAGAGACAATGTCAGTACTTCACTTGAGATGGACAGGCTGGGACTGCAGGGTGCCCTCTGAGTACAGCCTCACAGAGACTGGGGTGGGAAGAAGAGGGCacgggaagaaagagaggaacagaggggcCAACCCCATGATGCgcccccacagcccagccccctTACCGGGTAGCCTCCAGGTCATGCAGACGACCAGCAGGATGACGGAACCCACCAGCAGGATGGAGACGCCCGTGATGAAGCCGTACACCCACAGGGGTATGTAGTCTGTGGGAAGCGGAACGGCACGAGTACGTGGCAGAGGCGGCCCGCTCTGCCAGCCCCGAGCTCCCCCAGCCCCTTTGCCCGGCCCCGGGCTGTCCCCTCTGGCCTGCGCCATGACATGCTGGCGAACCCCACCCCCAAGCTGGCCTCTTGGTTCGGCCTTGTCCGCCTGGCCCCAGATGAGGCTCAGTCAGGGACTTCTCATGTGGCCCCTGAGGAAGGGCCCCTGGGGACTCCTGCAGCACGACGGGAAGGACAGCTGGCCTTACCTGCAATCGAGACTGCAATGAGAACAAAGGGAAAATAGTACTCATTATTAGCAGTAATCACAAAACCCACTGCTGACAGCCACCGAGGGCCGGTTGGTGACCTCGGCCCTACACTGAGCACTCCAGATACCCGTTCAACTTAATGACAACATCTACAGGAAACACCTGAATTGCTGGCCTCCTAAGACATGCTCCAACTCCCACCTGGGAGGCCAGATTCTCCTCCAGGCCGGTGTAATGGCTGTGGTTCTGTCCCGCATTCAGCCGTCTAGGCTGTGGTGGCTTCTGAGTGGGGGGTGGGCCgtggtgcagggggagggaacgGGCTCGGGTCAGAACCTGgagctctgccacttccctggtgtgtgatcttggacaagtcactgaacatctctgtgcctctattttctcatctacGAACTGGGGGAGGGACGAGTTTGCCGTGCCATCACTTCATGACCGTCACAATCCGTGAGGATTGAAAGCGGACGTGGTAAAACACCTCGTGGTCCATACCAGAAGTCTCGGACAAGAACAATCCCCAGTTCTTCAGTCACAGAAGTTGAGGATCAGAAAGGTCACGTACTTTGCCCACAGCTGCATTGCCAATTGAAGGCAGTCAGGAGTCTAACCCAGGAGTGTCTCTACAGCCCCACCCTGCAGGCCTGAATAAGTCCAAGTAAAATTAAAGTCCGCCCCCACCCTTAGCACCAGGTCAGGGTTCAGCTCAAGGTGCTGACCTTCCGtcactcccacccccagagcAGCCATACACTTCCTACCTGGAGCATCTGGAATCTCCGGGCAGGGAAGGGTTACGGAGTGTCTGAGACAGTCATTGAGACAGCTACTGAAGAAGGGCTGGACCTGGGAGAGCAGAGAAAGCGGGGAGAGCGGGCGCTGAGACGCTGGACGAGGAGGCTCGGGCCCTCGGCGGATGTTTTCTTGCTAACAGAGGCTTCTGGAGGGAGCAGAGCCTGGCCGGCTACTCCAGGACCCCCACGGGCCTGCAAGGCAGGTCGCCCATCGGCTCCAGGGCGCCAAGGAGCCCTGCCCTGGGGAGGCCGGGAGCACAGGGctgggaaaggcagagaggatGTCTCTCTaggcagggagccccagggggtCGGGAGGCAGG
The window above is part of the Ursus arctos isolate Adak ecotype North America unplaced genomic scaffold, UrsArc2.0 scaffold_26, whole genome shotgun sequence genome. Proteins encoded here:
- the IL17RA gene encoding interleukin-17 receptor A isoform X2, whose translation is MGTPRRGPPVLPGPPLGRLLLPLLLSGLAPARASPRLLDHPAPVCSQEGLSCAVKNSTCLDDSWIHPRNLTPSSPKDVQVHLDFAQTQHGDLVPVARIGWTLQTDASILFLEGAELSVLQLSTNERLCVKFEFLSKLQHHRKRWHFTFSHFVVEPGQEYEVTVHHLPKPIPDGDPNHQSKNFPVPGCEDPRMRMTAPCVSSGSLWDPNITAETLEAQQLRVSLTLWNESTPYQVLLTSFPHTENQSCFHHVLMVPEPTPKEFHQRANVTLTLSDWNWCCRHRVQVQPFFSSCLNDCLRHSVTLPCPEIPDAPDYIPLWVYGFITGVSILLVGSVILLVVCMTWRLPGSHREKYGNDTKYTDVPPETSLTPPPLKPRKVWIVYSADHPLYVDVVLKFAQFLLTVCGTEVALDLLEEQVISEVGVMTWVGRQKQEMVETNSKIIILCSRGTRAKWQAILGWEEPAVQLRCDRWKPAGDLFTAAMNMILPDFKKPACFGTYIVCYFRDISSESDIPDLFHVTSRYPLMDRFEEVYFRIQDLEMFEPGRMHRVGELTGDNYLQNPSGWQLREAVDRFREWQVQCPDWFERENLCSADDQDLPSLDEEVFEEPLLPPGRGIIKQKPLVLEATSEGCLVRDLLVSEEGRGLSRLEPQLQPQGELAAQTLQTVVLPAEEVPSAQAVDPVPPAIESSPAGRLAVVGGDDTCPLLEGYGPRRNSVLCLPVDSEAPPLCSTPTASPSYLPGDVREQLEGLMFSLFQQSLSCQAQEGWDRAAVALKDLYTPCEERQRQSVQSDQGYISRSSPQPPEGLTEMEEEEEEPDLGTSAKQLSPEDLESLRSLQRRLFFQELQKNSGWDSVEPEEP
- the IL17RA gene encoding interleukin-17 receptor A isoform X1, which encodes MGTPRRGPPVLPGPPLGRLLLPLLLSGLAPARASPRLLDHPAPVCSQEGLSCAVKNSTCLDDSWIHPRNLTPSSPKDVQVHLDFAQTQHGDLVPVARIGWTLQTDASILFLEGAELSVLQLSTNERLCVKFEFLSKLQHHRKRWHFTFSHFVVEPGQEYEVTVHHLPKPIPDGDPNHQSKNFPVPGCEDPRMRMTAPCVSSGSLWDPNITAETLEAQQLRVSLTLWNESTPYQVLLTSFPHTENQSCFHHVLMVPEPTPKEFHQRANVTLTLSDWNWCCRHRVQVQPFFSSCLNDCLRHSVTLPCPEIPDAPVSIADYIPLWVYGFITGVSILLVGSVILLVVCMTWRLPGSHREKYGNDTKYTDVPPETSLTPPPLKPRKVWIVYSADHPLYVDVVLKFAQFLLTVCGTEVALDLLEEQVISEVGVMTWVGRQKQEMVETNSKIIILCSRGTRAKWQAILGWEEPAVQLRCDRWKPAGDLFTAAMNMILPDFKKPACFGTYIVCYFRDISSESDIPDLFHVTSRYPLMDRFEEVYFRIQDLEMFEPGRMHRVGELTGDNYLQNPSGWQLREAVDRFREWQVQCPDWFERENLCSADDQDLPSLDEEVFEEPLLPPGRGIIKQKPLVLEATSEGCLVRDLLVSEEGRGLSRLEPQLQPQGELAAQTLQTVVLPAEEVPSAQAVDPVPPAIESSPAGRLAVVGGDDTCPLLEGYGPRRNSVLCLPVDSEAPPLCSTPTASPSYLPGDVREQLEGLMFSLFQQSLSCQAQEGWDRAAVALKDLYTPCEERQRQSVQSDQGYISRSSPQPPEGLTEMEEEEEEPDLGTSAKQLSPEDLESLRSLQRRLFFQELQKNSGWDSVEPEEP